The proteins below come from a single Halobacteriovorax sp. DA5 genomic window:
- a CDS encoding ABC transporter ATP-binding protein, which produces METQSPLQKLINHFKNKRGQIYTASFFSVLNKVFDIAPPLLIGLAVDTVVKQEDSFLAGMGVTDKVEQIYILGFLTFVIWALESLFEYLLKLWWRGLAQEVQHDLRMEAYDHLQNLHISFYQDNNSGNLATILNDDINQLERFLDVGANDIIQTLTTVVSIGGIFFYLSPQIALLSLTPVPFILWGSFYFQKKVQPRYQNVRSEAGLLASMLVNNIAGMMTIKSYVAQRFEYDRLEKQSNQYAKANKDAIRVSSSFSPIIRMAVLCGFLFTLIIGGIDVLDGKLEVGSYSVLIFLVQRLLWPLTRLGETFDLYQRSMASTSRVMELIETEVKVTDGDKELEEFKGAVEFSGINFKYDEEDNTGLKDINLKIEEGQTIALVGPTGSGKSTMLKLLQRFYDPQIGSVNFDGHNIRELKQNSLRSHIGFVSQETYLFHGTVLENIIYGSQGASEVDAMRAAKLAEAHDFIELLPNGYQTIVGERGQKLSGGQRQRIAIARAILKDPKLFIFDEATSAIDNETEAAIQRSLKTITKGRTTVMVAHRLSTIIHADQICVLNEGKIEQRGTHEELIAQEGLYKALWSVQTGTA; this is translated from the coding sequence ATGGAAACTCAATCCCCATTACAAAAACTAATCAATCATTTTAAAAATAAGCGCGGCCAAATTTATACGGCCTCGTTCTTTTCAGTTTTAAATAAAGTATTCGACATTGCTCCTCCCCTTTTAATCGGTCTTGCCGTTGATACAGTCGTCAAGCAAGAAGACTCATTTCTTGCAGGCATGGGAGTGACAGACAAAGTCGAACAAATCTACATTCTAGGTTTTCTCACATTTGTGATTTGGGCCCTGGAGTCATTATTTGAATACTTATTAAAACTATGGTGGCGTGGGCTGGCCCAAGAAGTTCAACACGATCTTCGTATGGAAGCCTACGATCATCTTCAAAACTTACACATCTCTTTCTATCAAGATAATAACTCTGGGAATTTAGCGACAATTCTAAATGACGACATCAACCAACTAGAGCGCTTCTTAGATGTTGGGGCCAATGATATTATTCAAACCCTAACAACAGTTGTCTCTATCGGTGGAATCTTCTTTTATCTTTCTCCGCAAATTGCCCTACTATCATTAACACCTGTCCCATTTATTCTTTGGGGAAGTTTCTACTTTCAAAAGAAGGTACAACCTCGCTATCAAAATGTTAGAAGTGAAGCCGGACTACTTGCGAGTATGCTTGTAAATAATATTGCAGGGATGATGACGATTAAGTCATACGTTGCTCAAAGATTCGAATATGACCGCTTAGAGAAGCAATCAAATCAATATGCTAAGGCCAATAAAGATGCCATTCGCGTCTCTTCTTCTTTTAGTCCAATCATTAGAATGGCCGTTCTTTGTGGGTTCCTATTCACTCTAATCATCGGTGGTATCGATGTTCTTGATGGTAAGCTAGAAGTTGGTTCTTACTCTGTTCTAATCTTCTTAGTACAACGACTACTTTGGCCACTAACAAGACTTGGTGAAACTTTTGATCTTTACCAAAGATCAATGGCCTCAACATCTCGAGTGATGGAGCTAATTGAAACAGAAGTTAAAGTAACTGATGGTGATAAAGAGCTTGAAGAATTTAAAGGAGCTGTTGAATTTAGTGGTATTAACTTTAAATACGATGAAGAAGACAACACTGGCCTTAAAGATATCAATCTTAAAATTGAAGAAGGACAAACTATTGCACTTGTTGGGCCAACAGGCTCAGGAAAGTCCACAATGCTTAAACTTCTTCAGCGTTTTTATGATCCACAAATTGGTTCCGTTAATTTTGATGGCCACAATATTAGAGAGCTAAAGCAGAATTCACTGCGCTCTCACATTGGGTTTGTCTCACAAGAAACTTACCTCTTTCATGGGACTGTCTTAGAAAATATCATCTACGGCTCGCAAGGAGCATCTGAAGTTGATGCCATGAGGGCCGCAAAACTTGCAGAGGCACATGACTTTATCGAGCTTCTACCTAACGGCTATCAGACAATCGTTGGAGAGCGCGGCCAAAAACTTTCAGGTGGTCAAAGACAGCGTATTGCCATTGCACGTGCCATCTTAAAGGATCCGAAACTTTTCATTTTTGATGAGGCCACAAGTGCCATTGATAATGAAACAGAAGCGGCCATTCAACGCTCTCTTAAAACGATCACAAAAGGACGCACTACTGTCATGGTTGCCCATAGGCTTTCAACAATTATTCATGCGGATCAGATTTGTGTTTTAAATGAAGGAAAGATTGAACAACGTGGAACTCACGAAGAACTAATTGCTCAAGAAGGTCTTTATAAAGCACTATGGAGTGTTCAGACAGGAACTGCTTAG